The following are encoded together in the Armatimonadota bacterium genome:
- a CDS encoding metallophosphoesterase, protein MLSALLALTLTAPVFSGDVPIASWAAESIEGTVVTDTSGNGHPLALKGDSVEQFMGRTLLRTGPGMYAVGPALGDGWPAFSLVAVVFQEQRGNLYAGIVCRDVYGGPDGDVFGIITDPQGNWVGRVTTDSGQTGVSAPIVPGWHQLALTYDGTAARLYVDGGLVAESKISGSLVSRPGTPLTVGAYSNLNGPYSGGVALAAIHDRALSGDELASGWVQWQQNHPAALEFGFAQGNDIHITDTKSVEILNDAVDMINADPYVAFSLWLGDLTQDSASDAMALARMGLDRLRRPYYALRGNHDLAGGYFEREFGPLNRVFEYAGWKFILLDSNPETEPIGGERIEWLRELLKATDPSQPIVLCTHHPLYPNTRAYLAPGAADVIALFKGHNLKAVLSGHYHANQEEVIDGVLYTTTACLATTRGNHDGTTPRGYRLFYCAGDTITTQFVIVRDPRP, encoded by the coding sequence GTGCTTAGCGCGCTTCTCGCACTGACTCTGACAGCGCCAGTTTTCTCAGGCGATGTTCCCATCGCCTCGTGGGCCGCCGAGAGCATCGAAGGAACCGTTGTAACCGACACCTCCGGCAATGGCCACCCTCTCGCGCTCAAAGGCGACTCGGTCGAGCAGTTCATGGGCCGCACACTCCTGCGGACCGGGCCAGGGATGTACGCTGTCGGGCCCGCTCTGGGCGATGGCTGGCCCGCATTCTCCCTGGTCGCGGTGGTCTTCCAGGAGCAGCGCGGGAACCTCTACGCCGGGATCGTCTGCCGGGACGTGTACGGCGGTCCCGACGGCGATGTGTTCGGCATCATCACCGACCCGCAGGGCAACTGGGTCGGCCGGGTCACCACGGATTCAGGGCAGACCGGTGTCAGCGCGCCGATCGTGCCCGGCTGGCACCAGCTTGCGCTGACCTACGACGGCACGGCAGCGCGCCTGTATGTGGATGGCGGTCTCGTCGCGGAATCCAAGATCAGTGGTTCTCTCGTCTCCAGGCCCGGGACGCCTCTCACCGTCGGCGCCTACTCGAACCTCAACGGTCCCTACTCGGGTGGAGTGGCCCTTGCGGCAATCCACGACCGTGCCCTGTCCGGGGACGAGCTGGCGTCTGGTTGGGTACAGTGGCAGCAGAACCACCCCGCTGCTTTGGAGTTCGGTTTCGCGCAGGGAAACGACATCCATATCACCGACACAAAGAGCGTCGAAATCCTCAACGACGCGGTAGACATGATCAACGCCGACCCGTACGTGGCGTTCAGCCTGTGGCTGGGGGACCTGACGCAGGATTCCGCGTCAGACGCCATGGCCCTTGCGCGTATGGGACTGGATCGTCTACGCAGGCCATACTACGCTCTGCGCGGCAACCATGATCTCGCTGGGGGCTACTTCGAGCGTGAGTTCGGTCCCCTGAACCGGGTTTTCGAGTACGCCGGTTGGAAGTTCATCCTGCTGGACTCCAACCCGGAGACCGAGCCCATCGGCGGGGAGCGCATCGAGTGGCTTCGCGAGCTGCTCAAGGCTACTGACCCGTCTCAGCCCATCGTCCTGTGTACTCACCACCCGCTGTACCCCAATACCCGCGCCTATCTGGCTCCCGGCGCGGCGGATGTGATCGCGCTGTTCAAGGGGCACAACCTGAAGGCTGTTCTCTCGGGGCATTACCACGCCAATCAGGAGGAAGTCATCGACGGGGTGCTGTATACCACCACGGCCTGCCTCGCGACCACGCGGGGGAATCACGACGGCACAACGCCCCGAGGCTATCGGTTGTTCTACTGCGCGGGTGACACGATCACCACGCAGTTCGTGATTGTGCGCGATCCGCGACCGTAA
- a CDS encoding serine hydrolase, giving the protein MPTRSHALTFVRSTLVFGGVLMLCGAASSDEMWPGRHWPTASPAEMGMDAAKLAALAQQVGGRGCVIRHGALVHSWGDIAGRGDVASAAKPVYAHFILKAVEDGRIPGLDSPVRDFEPRLDAINAALGHKDRAMTWRHMVNQTACYGVSEAPGTAYDYNDWHMALLFDTLLLRVYGASHETMDDEVLRPLLAEVIGCEDSPTFLAFGAKDRPGRLGISPRDFARFGLLYLREGRWNGTQVLSPEAVAMATRSPLSNAIPRTTGAEAEMIPGQRSLGSKSLPDNQTDHLGSYSFLWWTNGVDREGRRNWPKAPHDTFGAFGHGGRRAMVVIPNLDAIVSWNDARVDSREAQDRALQLLTEACTDRDPMFDQVTTDPSRPGAIVRKHGQPLVLCGPGDPEDFLYRGALRPDGTRDGDQMQIIRKLAATGANCLYVQAIRSHGGDGDATQNPFIDHDPGKGLDERLLDQWEQWFAAADEADICMVLFIYDDSVRVWNTGDDVGQPENHLLRTLAARFGKYRNVIWCVAEEYQEALRPERVRKIAAILKQADPNRHPVAVHKLDGLDFAEFADDPNIDQFSIQRNAQSPEELHEGLVKAWIEAGGRYSLNMSECAGMGTGSSLRRWIWACAMAGVHVMVLQMDVAGTPPDDLYACGYLRRFLERSDFSSLAPHDELALGDTDWVLAAPGDRWLAFSSHAETGLGLRNVPAGRYSVDWMDCASGREFQQTGVSLAAGDIVFERPATIGPEAVVRVRRHD; this is encoded by the coding sequence ATGCCCACGCGGTCTCATGCCCTCACCTTCGTGCGAAGCACCCTCGTTTTCGGAGGCGTTTTGATGCTGTGCGGCGCCGCGAGCAGCGATGAAATGTGGCCCGGTCGTCACTGGCCGACGGCATCGCCCGCGGAAATGGGCATGGATGCCGCCAAGCTCGCGGCACTCGCCCAACAGGTGGGCGGCCGGGGTTGCGTCATTCGGCATGGGGCGCTGGTCCACTCCTGGGGCGACATTGCTGGGCGGGGGGACGTGGCCTCGGCGGCGAAACCCGTCTATGCCCACTTCATCCTGAAAGCCGTGGAGGACGGGCGCATTCCTGGTCTCGACTCACCTGTGCGCGACTTCGAGCCCCGGCTGGATGCGATCAACGCGGCTTTGGGCCACAAGGACCGGGCGATGACATGGCGCCACATGGTCAATCAGACCGCTTGCTACGGAGTGAGCGAAGCGCCGGGGACCGCGTACGACTACAATGACTGGCACATGGCGCTGCTGTTCGACACGCTCCTTCTGAGAGTGTACGGTGCGAGCCATGAGACCATGGACGATGAGGTTCTGCGCCCCCTGCTGGCGGAGGTAATCGGCTGCGAGGACTCCCCCACTTTCCTGGCTTTCGGGGCGAAGGACCGTCCCGGTCGCCTGGGCATTTCGCCCCGAGACTTCGCGCGCTTCGGGCTGCTGTATCTGCGGGAAGGGCGGTGGAACGGGACGCAGGTTCTCTCGCCCGAGGCAGTGGCGATGGCGACCCGGAGCCCACTTTCTAACGCGATCCCCAGGACGACAGGGGCTGAGGCGGAGATGATCCCCGGACAGCGCAGCCTGGGATCGAAAAGCCTACCCGACAACCAGACTGACCACCTGGGCAGCTACAGTTTCCTGTGGTGGACGAACGGGGTGGATCGCGAGGGCCGGCGGAACTGGCCGAAGGCTCCCCACGATACCTTCGGAGCTTTCGGCCACGGCGGACGCAGGGCGATGGTGGTAATCCCAAACCTGGACGCAATCGTCAGCTGGAACGACGCGCGCGTGGATTCGCGGGAAGCGCAGGACCGGGCGCTGCAACTGCTCACGGAGGCCTGCACTGACCGCGACCCCATGTTCGACCAGGTTACCACCGACCCCTCACGGCCGGGGGCTATTGTGAGGAAGCATGGGCAGCCGCTGGTTCTCTGCGGTCCGGGAGACCCCGAGGACTTCCTGTACCGCGGAGCCCTGCGCCCTGACGGCACCCGGGACGGCGACCAGATGCAGATCATCCGCAAGCTCGCGGCCACCGGCGCGAACTGCCTGTATGTGCAGGCGATCCGTTCCCACGGAGGCGACGGAGATGCGACCCAAAATCCGTTCATCGACCACGACCCGGGCAAAGGCCTGGATGAACGCCTGCTGGACCAGTGGGAGCAGTGGTTCGCGGCAGCGGACGAGGCTGACATTTGCATGGTTCTGTTCATTTACGACGACAGCGTCAGAGTCTGGAATACCGGCGATGATGTGGGGCAGCCCGAAAACCATCTGCTGCGTACGCTGGCGGCACGCTTCGGCAAGTACCGCAACGTGATCTGGTGCGTGGCCGAGGAATATCAGGAGGCGCTGCGCCCGGAGAGAGTACGCAAAATCGCGGCGATCCTCAAACAGGCCGATCCGAACCGCCATCCCGTCGCGGTGCACAAGCTGGATGGGCTGGACTTCGCGGAGTTCGCCGACGATCCGAACATCGACCAGTTCTCTATTCAGCGCAATGCGCAGTCGCCGGAGGAGCTTCACGAGGGACTCGTGAAGGCCTGGATTGAGGCCGGGGGACGCTACAGCCTAAACATGTCGGAATGCGCGGGAATGGGTACGGGGTCCAGTCTGCGGCGCTGGATATGGGCCTGCGCCATGGCAGGGGTCCACGTGATGGTGCTGCAGATGGATGTAGCGGGAACACCGCCCGATGACCTGTACGCGTGCGGATATCTCAGGCGGTTCCTGGAGCGTTCTGATTTCAGTTCCCTCGCTCCGCATGACGAGTTGGCGCTTGGAGATACCGATTGGGTGCTTGCCGCCCCCGGTGACAGATGGCTGGCTTTCTCATCCCACGCGGAAACGGGGCTTGGGCTGCGCAATGTGCCGGCAGGCAGGTACTCGGTGGACTGGATGGACTGCGCGAGTGGCCGAGAGTTTCAGCAGACCGGCGTGTCCCTGGCAGCCGGCGACATTGTGTTCGAGCGTCCGGCAACCATTGGTCCCGAGGCGGTTGTCCGGGTTCGTCGTCACGACTGA
- a CDS encoding DegT/DnrJ/EryC1/StrS family aminotransferase yields MSTLAIDGGTPVRTTPFPMRDQIDDREVAAIMRVVERARTEGGAFERYGGVEVDAYESEFAAHMGCKWANAVSHGTGAVHTAIGALRLDAGSEVICSPITDPGAIMPVLLQNCIPIFADADPETQNMDPASVRERITPRTKAIVCGHIAGQPCDMDGIMAIAAEHNLWVVEDCAQAHDAEYKGKKVGSIGHMGCYSLMSGKHSTAGGQGGMVVTNDENLYWQAKRFADRGKPFNSDAPGNMFVGINYRMTELAAAIGRVQLEKLPEIVRVRRRCAEIIGEVLAEHGCEGVQMGKIIEGAKSAYWFIFLRWHADRMTVDKARFCEAVAAEGVGVSPNYGALAWKNPYILDRRAYGETQCPWCCPLWGGQFDYENCCPNAELADANLMRTSVHESFSDDDARDVGLAIAKVEQAYRK; encoded by the coding sequence ATGAGCACACTGGCTATTGACGGTGGCACCCCTGTCCGCACCACGCCCTTCCCGATGCGCGACCAGATCGACGACCGCGAGGTCGCCGCGATCATGCGTGTTGTGGAACGCGCCCGCACCGAAGGCGGCGCCTTCGAACGATACGGGGGCGTCGAGGTGGACGCTTACGAGAGCGAATTCGCCGCTCACATGGGCTGCAAGTGGGCAAACGCTGTATCCCATGGCACGGGCGCGGTCCATACGGCCATAGGAGCGCTGCGCCTCGACGCCGGCAGCGAGGTCATCTGCTCGCCGATCACCGATCCGGGGGCCATCATGCCGGTCCTCCTGCAGAACTGTATCCCAATCTTCGCCGATGCCGACCCCGAAACTCAGAACATGGACCCGGCCTCGGTTCGCGAGCGAATCACGCCACGCACGAAGGCTATCGTCTGCGGGCATATCGCCGGACAGCCCTGCGACATGGATGGGATCATGGCCATCGCGGCGGAGCATAACCTGTGGGTCGTGGAAGACTGCGCCCAGGCCCACGATGCCGAGTACAAGGGGAAGAAGGTTGGTTCCATCGGCCATATGGGCTGCTATTCGCTCATGAGCGGGAAGCATTCTACCGCCGGCGGCCAGGGCGGCATGGTGGTCACCAACGACGAGAACTTGTACTGGCAGGCCAAGCGTTTCGCCGACCGGGGCAAGCCCTTCAACTCCGACGCCCCCGGCAACATGTTCGTGGGTATCAACTACCGCATGACCGAACTGGCGGCGGCCATCGGCCGGGTGCAGCTTGAGAAGCTCCCCGAGATCGTCCGGGTGCGTCGCCGGTGCGCTGAGATCATCGGCGAAGTCCTCGCGGAGCACGGCTGCGAGGGTGTGCAGATGGGCAAGATCATTGAGGGTGCGAAGTCGGCTTACTGGTTCATCTTCCTTCGCTGGCATGCCGACCGGATGACTGTGGACAAGGCGCGGTTCTGCGAGGCCGTCGCCGCCGAGGGTGTCGGGGTGTCCCCGAACTACGGGGCTCTCGCCTGGAAGAACCCATACATCCTGGACCGCAGAGCTTACGGCGAGACCCAGTGCCCGTGGTGCTGCCCCTTGTGGGGAGGCCAGTTCGACTACGAGAACTGCTGCCCCAACGCGGAACTGGCCGATGCGAACCTGATGCGAACCTCGGTTCACGAGAGCTTCAGCGACGATGATGCTCGGGACGTGGGCCTTGCCATTGCCAAGGTCGAGCAGGCCTACCGGAAGTAG
- a CDS encoding CIA30 family protein, whose product MVTRALMLTCLVMSRCLTWAQDEGVLRKLDFEKDLGGFASADPLAELGVTTTEGFAFKGAGALELWYPQRAIKPGDAANGLPGSLILPTEGGLPGLKAVRFAATAEISTALSVMLAEGGEDGPRYSAFIWCEGGEWAEYEIGIDDFHYDRDSGADPDGKLTPESVEAVVLVDVGCFFRLLAQQNPMFHVAPAAEQVVMLDEFELCTVEPEKGETQEGTVLIQDYAWPLEGVALLGGSKVKTSAVTQEGAGAALKVEYEVPAQSVFALVHQVRPGSLEGIKTLQLQVKSEKATTLVVDLEERTGRGEEKKANYSAMVQLQAGDDWQTVELPMTEFKRGEDSMDENGKLDSEHIVMAMVIDGGALINQADVANTLQLRGFLGLK is encoded by the coding sequence ATGGTGACCAGAGCTCTCATGCTGACCTGCCTGGTGATGAGTAGGTGCCTGACGTGGGCACAGGACGAGGGGGTTCTGCGCAAGCTGGACTTCGAAAAAGATCTGGGGGGATTTGCGTCTGCCGATCCGCTGGCAGAGTTGGGTGTGACTACGACTGAAGGCTTCGCGTTCAAGGGCGCGGGCGCCCTCGAGCTTTGGTACCCGCAGCGCGCCATCAAGCCCGGCGACGCGGCGAACGGACTGCCCGGGTCGCTCATACTTCCGACCGAGGGCGGTCTTCCGGGACTGAAAGCCGTGCGGTTCGCAGCGACCGCCGAGATCAGTACCGCTCTTTCCGTGATGCTGGCTGAGGGCGGCGAAGACGGGCCGCGCTACAGCGCCTTCATCTGGTGCGAAGGCGGCGAGTGGGCTGAGTATGAGATCGGCATTGATGACTTCCACTACGACCGCGACAGCGGTGCCGACCCTGACGGCAAGCTGACCCCGGAGAGCGTCGAGGCAGTCGTGCTGGTGGATGTGGGCTGCTTCTTCCGGCTTCTTGCGCAGCAGAACCCAATGTTCCACGTGGCGCCTGCTGCCGAACAGGTCGTCATGCTCGACGAGTTCGAACTGTGCACGGTCGAGCCCGAGAAGGGTGAGACGCAGGAGGGCACGGTACTCATCCAGGACTACGCCTGGCCGCTGGAAGGTGTTGCGCTCCTGGGCGGCAGTAAGGTGAAGACGTCAGCGGTTACGCAAGAGGGAGCAGGCGCGGCGCTGAAGGTCGAGTATGAAGTCCCGGCGCAGAGTGTCTTTGCGCTTGTGCATCAGGTCAGGCCGGGGTCTCTGGAGGGTATCAAGACACTGCAATTGCAGGTGAAATCGGAGAAGGCGACTACCCTTGTCGTGGACCTCGAGGAACGCACCGGGCGTGGCGAGGAGAAGAAGGCCAACTACAGCGCGATGGTGCAGCTGCAGGCGGGGGATGACTGGCAGACGGTCGAGCTCCCCATGACCGAGTTCAAGAGGGGAGAAGACAGTATGGATGAGAACGGCAAACTCGATAGCGAGCACATCGTGATGGCCATGGTGATCGACGGCGGTGCTTTGATCAACCAGGCGGACGTGGCAAACACTCTCCAGCTCCGCGGTTTTCTGGGCCTAAAGTAG
- a CDS encoding LamG domain-containing protein → MLGIQALLLLATGATQVSECVPRPEDYALMWWAEGFPSHTPEAPWLRCIQTGRYAIALNTETLQVPHFGRVSAGLDYAGAAKADNSIVHSLPPADLSLTISVNGKTYRCESGAKWTQFGGPRLIESGRVMQRADVTGLEFAAQDGSRLHVDARFETVAWPDRLALILAARPGMQPIPQGEPCFGRIGGGYGLSGANHLEIPHSPELEPEQFTLELWAFVPVDYQASPRLSPWLVCKNGNEWVDGNYGIMIIGGRPRAIVNIGGGRENCFQLEAQGGAVVRTEQWNHLAISYDGDTLRIAVNGQPAGELKIGRKRTAGAGGLAFGRRQDNSGDGYHFRGVIDEVRLYDRVLTAEELQSRTTKPEQALAGATPVREWSFDPKGQASTNRPGERWREASMEVLLSTERGTERGRWALPEGEAWDADAWREAALVLSPGTDEPPNAGQSLRVAATEVPAGNERAVEYDPARGWHRIDLNGVAPIIPEGGHGNQNDAVERVRITLTNPDPVERTARLLFEKGAAGIALRFGAPITGVSAFLLDVEGNPTGIPVQISKNWHGRPEGGVYAGQWFHGFSMVRVPPGETVELELNIVYGHYGGVAAASHAQLCLIGWGSNQLWDQSALGSWGESICYEPDQAQAAATVLDVRPLMVRSMNRNMEWNWTHNVGGGDFFRYFAPDGKRGFPARMKTAYLSQCPVLTEVLYAGCTAQRRIEHEATVSLYRSDDIVRGVYRLRMDVNEATPFSRFVICQIGADTYSYTGERKMALGNEQGLVREWDTRWGGDQYRTEPMQCTGRVPWVSLHDAVSRAGENGGAWANRGLIIRSWRARLGGKDAKPWVAEYGVRACGTDTSTIDIIPPPGVNQLQPGDFVEATIEHVILPQHPEDYYGPNANLRSALESDGNTWRMVYREATGNDIAVSATVGRTERERPALIRAEGDRAEFSLEGGLGYVPVTIAGLSRPGAAILETRTAETWMRAPGADVWQADYDPRTGTWAYTFSVRADAPQDVRTRRQFRFRLRD, encoded by the coding sequence ATGTTGGGTATCCAGGCATTGCTCCTCCTCGCCACGGGCGCGACACAGGTCAGCGAGTGCGTGCCCCGTCCGGAAGACTACGCGTTGATGTGGTGGGCAGAAGGCTTCCCGTCCCATACCCCGGAAGCGCCGTGGCTGCGCTGCATCCAGACTGGGCGCTACGCCATCGCGCTCAACACCGAGACGCTTCAGGTTCCGCATTTTGGTCGAGTATCTGCGGGCCTGGACTATGCCGGAGCTGCGAAGGCGGACAACAGCATCGTGCACAGCCTCCCCCCGGCAGACCTCTCCCTCACCATATCCGTGAACGGAAAGACCTACCGTTGCGAAAGCGGCGCGAAGTGGACGCAGTTCGGTGGCCCTAGGCTCATCGAATCAGGACGGGTCATGCAGCGGGCGGATGTGACCGGCCTGGAATTCGCAGCGCAGGACGGCAGCCGGCTCCATGTGGACGCGCGGTTCGAGACAGTTGCCTGGCCCGACCGCCTGGCGCTCATTCTCGCCGCCCGGCCGGGCATGCAGCCGATTCCGCAGGGCGAGCCCTGTTTCGGGCGCATTGGCGGTGGGTACGGCTTGTCCGGCGCGAATCACCTCGAAATCCCGCACTCGCCGGAGCTTGAGCCAGAGCAGTTCACCCTGGAACTCTGGGCGTTCGTACCGGTGGATTACCAGGCATCGCCTCGCCTGAGCCCGTGGCTGGTATGCAAGAACGGGAACGAGTGGGTGGACGGCAACTACGGAATCATGATCATCGGGGGCCGGCCGCGGGCGATCGTGAATATCGGCGGGGGGCGCGAGAACTGCTTCCAGTTGGAGGCCCAGGGCGGAGCTGTGGTGCGGACGGAACAGTGGAACCACCTGGCCATCAGCTATGACGGAGACACCTTGCGCATCGCCGTGAACGGCCAGCCTGCCGGAGAGCTGAAGATCGGGCGGAAGCGCACGGCAGGGGCCGGAGGACTGGCCTTCGGGCGGCGCCAGGACAACTCCGGCGACGGCTACCACTTCCGGGGCGTGATCGACGAGGTGCGCCTGTACGACCGCGTGCTGACCGCCGAGGAGTTGCAGTCGCGCACCACGAAGCCCGAGCAGGCGCTCGCAGGAGCAACGCCGGTGCGTGAGTGGTCTTTCGACCCGAAAGGGCAGGCATCGACGAACAGGCCCGGCGAGCGCTGGCGCGAAGCGTCGATGGAGGTCTTGCTGAGCACGGAAAGAGGCACAGAGCGAGGGCGATGGGCCCTGCCGGAGGGGGAGGCCTGGGATGCAGACGCCTGGCGCGAAGCAGCGCTGGTGCTCTCCCCGGGAACAGACGAGCCGCCGAACGCCGGACAGTCGCTCAGGGTGGCGGCAACCGAGGTGCCCGCGGGCAATGAGCGCGCGGTGGAGTATGACCCGGCGCGGGGCTGGCATCGGATCGACCTGAACGGGGTCGCGCCCATCATCCCGGAAGGCGGGCATGGGAACCAGAACGACGCGGTCGAGCGAGTGAGGATTACCCTGACCAACCCAGACCCGGTGGAGCGCACCGCGAGGCTGCTGTTCGAGAAGGGGGCGGCAGGGATCGCGTTGCGCTTCGGCGCACCGATTACCGGCGTGTCCGCGTTTCTGCTGGACGTCGAGGGTAACCCCACGGGCATCCCCGTCCAGATCAGCAAGAACTGGCACGGCAGGCCGGAAGGCGGCGTCTATGCCGGCCAGTGGTTCCACGGCTTCAGCATGGTGCGCGTGCCGCCCGGGGAGACGGTTGAGCTCGAGCTGAACATCGTCTACGGTCACTACGGCGGGGTGGCGGCGGCGTCACACGCCCAGTTGTGCCTGATCGGCTGGGGCAGCAACCAGCTCTGGGACCAGTCGGCGCTGGGCTCGTGGGGCGAGAGCATCTGCTACGAACCCGATCAGGCACAGGCGGCGGCCACGGTCCTCGACGTGCGCCCGTTGATGGTGCGGTCGATGAACCGAAACATGGAGTGGAACTGGACGCACAATGTGGGCGGCGGCGACTTCTTCCGGTACTTTGCCCCCGATGGCAAGCGCGGTTTCCCCGCGCGCATGAAGACCGCGTACCTGAGTCAGTGCCCGGTTCTTACCGAGGTGCTCTACGCAGGTTGCACGGCGCAAAGACGCATCGAGCACGAGGCCACCGTGAGTCTGTACCGGTCGGACGACATCGTGCGGGGGGTATACCGGCTGAGGATGGACGTGAACGAGGCGACGCCTTTCTCGCGGTTCGTGATCTGCCAGATTGGCGCCGACACCTACAGCTACACCGGCGAGCGGAAGATGGCGCTGGGCAACGAGCAGGGCCTCGTGCGCGAGTGGGACACGCGCTGGGGAGGCGACCAGTACCGCACGGAGCCAATGCAGTGCACTGGCCGCGTCCCGTGGGTGTCGCTCCACGATGCGGTGTCTCGGGCCGGCGAAAATGGAGGCGCGTGGGCGAACCGGGGCCTGATTATCCGCAGTTGGAGGGCGCGCCTCGGCGGAAAGGATGCGAAACCATGGGTCGCGGAGTACGGGGTCCGTGCGTGCGGGACCGACACATCCACCATCGACATCATCCCGCCGCCCGGCGTCAACCAACTGCAACCGGGGGATTTCGTGGAGGCCACGATCGAGCATGTGATCCTCCCCCAGCACCCAGAGGACTACTACGGCCCCAATGCGAACCTGCGTTCCGCGCTGGAGAGCGATGGCAACACCTGGCGGATGGTGTACCGAGAGGCAACCGGAAACGACATTGCGGTTTCCGCCACAGTGGGGAGGACGGAGCGCGAGCGGCCTGCATTGATCCGCGCTGAGGGGGACCGTGCGGAGTTCAGCCTCGAGGGCGGGCTGGGGTACGTGCCGGTGACTATCGCCGGACTGTCTCGACCGGGAGCAGCAATCCTCGAGACGCGGACCGCGGAAACCTGGATGAGAGCGCCCGGCGCGGACGTCTGGCAGGCCGATTATGACCCACGCACGGGGACATGGGCGTACACCTTCAGCGTTCGCGCGGACGCACCGCAGGATGTGCGAACCAGGCGGCAGTTCCGGTTCCGCCTGCGGGACTGA
- a CDS encoding alpha-L-fucosidase gives MRGVTPMLIPPALLALALCIPAGAAPKFERTTHPDAQWFPEAGLGLFMHWGIHSVAGIQPSWAMIKDYPAGGDPRFHPPDKYYALAKDFNPQNYDPDKWMQAAAEAGFTYAVLTTKHHDGYALWPTHFGDMSTRQYMGGRDLLQPYVDACRRHGLKVGFYFSPVDWHYPGFPVGDVDFDYNKRGKHPPREPIQNQKDFDAFYEYTIGQLAELLTRYGKIDLLWFDGMGWPGIKDIRTEQTLQWVRDLQPGIVINPRWGGVGDFATPEWNFPDGRPSGWWEYCIAWNGHWGYNPKGRFRPTSWVIETLVKCRSWGGNFLLNVGPAPDGTMPQGFYDHAAELAGWMKHSRKSLIGARPTPGDDRANVPITRGEDVWYLHVLPGHRGNIEVLPPAVPKRVRLLATGQNLPHREENGRLIIEAPTESVTGLDDVIEVLWQG, from the coding sequence ATGCGAGGCGTGACACCCATGCTGATACCTCCCGCATTGCTGGCTCTGGCGCTCTGCATTCCCGCCGGAGCGGCCCCGAAGTTCGAGCGCACCACCCACCCGGACGCCCAATGGTTCCCGGAAGCGGGCCTGGGCCTGTTCATGCATTGGGGAATTCACAGCGTTGCCGGAATCCAACCCTCCTGGGCGATGATCAAGGACTACCCGGCAGGCGGCGATCCCCGCTTCCACCCGCCTGACAAGTATTACGCGCTGGCCAAAGACTTCAATCCCCAGAACTACGACCCGGACAAGTGGATGCAAGCCGCCGCGGAGGCCGGCTTCACCTACGCAGTGCTCACCACAAAGCACCACGACGGCTACGCTCTGTGGCCCACGCATTTCGGCGACATGAGCACCCGCCAGTATATGGGCGGTCGCGACCTGCTACAACCCTACGTCGATGCCTGCCGCAGGCACGGTCTGAAAGTCGGCTTCTACTTTTCGCCCGTGGATTGGCATTACCCGGGGTTCCCCGTGGGCGACGTGGACTTCGACTACAATAAGCGTGGCAAGCACCCCCCACGGGAGCCTATCCAGAACCAGAAAGACTTCGACGCCTTCTACGAATACACCATCGGGCAGCTTGCCGAACTGCTCACGCGCTACGGAAAGATCGACCTGCTGTGGTTTGACGGCATGGGCTGGCCGGGCATCAAGGACATCCGCACCGAGCAGACCCTCCAGTGGGTGCGGGACCTGCAGCCCGGCATCGTGATCAATCCCCGCTGGGGAGGCGTGGGCGATTTCGCCACCCCTGAATGGAACTTCCCGGACGGCCGTCCATCGGGCTGGTGGGAATACTGCATCGCCTGGAACGGTCACTGGGGCTACAATCCGAAGGGGCGCTTTCGCCCCACATCCTGGGTCATCGAGACCCTGGTCAAGTGCCGGTCATGGGGCGGGAACTTCCTGCTCAATGTCGGCCCTGCTCCGGACGGAACTATGCCCCAGGGCTTCTACGACCATGCCGCGGAACTGGCCGGGTGGATGAAGCACAGTCGCAAGTCGCTCATCGGCGCCAGGCCGACCCCCGGCGACGACCGCGCCAATGTGCCCATCACCCGCGGGGAAGATGTCTGGTATCTCCATGTCCTTCCGGGGCACAGGGGCAATATCGAAGTGCTTCCTCCGGCCGTGCCGAAACGCGTGAGACTACTTGCCACCGGCCAGAACCTACCTCACCGCGAAGAGAACGGCAGACTCATCATCGAGGCGCCTACGGAGAGCGTGACAGGGCTGGACGACGTGATCGAGGTGCTCTGGCAGGGCTGA